The DNA segment AACCTCAACGTCGCCGTTCATAGCGGCCGTCAGGAATCATCGGAAATGGTTGGCCTGACCGATTTTGATCTCGTGCCTGCCCGCGCGCAGGCGCTGTTCGATACCGAGCAGTGCATCATGCGATCGGGCGAGCCGCTGATTGATTTCGAAGAGGCGCTTGAGGATGAAAACGGCGCCCCGCGCTGGTTTTCGACCACGAAAGTGGTGTTGAGAAACAGGCATGGCGATACGGTGGGGCTGGCGGGCGTCACGCGTGACATTACCCGGCGCAAACAGCTCGAGCAGGAGTTGACGGACAGCCGCAACCTCTTGTCGCAGGCGATGACCGAAATGTCGGACGGGCTGGCGATGTTCGACCGGCACGGATACCTCCTGTTCTGCAATGAGCGTTACCGGAGCGCATTTCCGCTCTCGGCCTATGCGCGCCAGCCCGGCGCTCATATTGCCGACATCATGCGCGCATCTGCCCGCAACGGCGAGCGCAAGGATATTGCGGTGGATGTCTCCGAAGAGTGGATACAAGAAACCGTCAAGCATCTGCACGTCACCCGCGATACGGAAATTCCGCTCTGCGACAATCGCTGGCTCAGCCTGCGTACTCGTCTGACGGAGGATGGCTCGGCCCTGGTGGTGGTTTCCGATATCACGGCGATGAAACATGCCGAATTGTCCTTGCGGCAGCTAGCAGAGCAGATGCGGGATCTGGCCGAGACCGATGGGTTGACCGGGCTTGCCAATCGCCGCGTCTTCGATGAAACCCTGGCCTCGGAATGTGCCAATGCATTGCGCCTGTCGGCCCCGCTCAGCCTGCTGATGATCGATGTCGATCGCTTCAAATCCTTTAATGACACATATGGCCACCCCGCTGGCGACGCCTGCCTGAAGGAAGTCAGCGAGTGCCTGAGCGCGATCAGCATGCGGCCCGGCGATCTCGTTGCACGGTACGGCGGAGAGGAGTTTGCCATAGTGCTTCCGGGAACGGACCTGACGGCGGCAGTGCATCTCGCCGAAATCTTCCGGATGGCGCTGCAGCACCGTGCCCTTGCCCATGCGGGCAGCCGGTTCCAGGTCGTGACTGCCAGCATCGGCGTCTCAACATTTGCGGCGGGAACCCATGTCCTGTCGCCACAGGATCTGGTGGCAAGCGCGGATGCAGCCCTATACCGCGCCAAGCAGATGGGCCGCAACCGGGTGGAGACATTCCGCGCCGAGGCAAAGGCGAGACGCCGTTAGCCGGTAAAGCATGGCGCACTTGAGGGCGCGCCATGGTCTTTCCTATCTTATTCGGCAGCCTGCGGCAGCGCGCAGCCTGTGGTTTCCGGCCTGCCGCCGGAAAGCGTCTTCTGGCCCAGCGCGATGGTGACGACCACTGCGGCGCCGGCGGCCACCGAAAGCCAGAAGCCATTCTCGGCACCGAAAGTATCGACCACCCATCCCGCCAGAAAGGCGCCGAGCGCCATGCCGATGCCAATGCCGGTCGTGACCCAGGTGACACCTTCGGTCAGCATCGATTCCGGCACCCGGCGTTCGATCAGGCCGAAGGCTGTGATGAACGTGGGAGAGATGGCGATGCCGCTGACGAAGACGGCAAGAGCAAGAAACTGAACCGTATCGGCGATCAGCAGCGGCAGCGCGGTGACCGCCAGCGTGCTGACGGCGATCAGCAATTGCTTGTGCAGTGGCGTGCGCAGGTTCAGCGCGCCAAGGACAAGGCCGAGGACGAAAGAACCGATGGCATAGACCCCGATGACGAAGCTGGCCGCGCCGGGTTGGCCGAGTTCCTTGGTCATGGCCACAGTGGTGACCTCGGCGGTCGCAAACATCGAGCCGACGAAGATCAGCGCCAGCGTGATGATCTGCACCGGGCGCAGGCGGATGGCCGATGTCCGGACCGCTCCGGCGATAGCCGGGCGCACGGCGGGTTCGGTTGATTTCTGCAGGGCGAAAGCGGCGGTGCCGATAGCAAGGAAAATCGTCGAGATCAGCATGCCGGCTTCTGGGAAGAGCGAGACCGCCAGCCCGACAGAGAGCGAAGCGCCGGCAATATAGACCAGTTCGTCGGCTGCGGATTCGAAGGCAAAGGCAGTGTTCAACTCCGGCCGGTCGCGAAAGAGCTCGGTCCAGCGCGCCCGCAGCATGGCCGGCATGCTGGGCATGGCGGCGGCAAGGAGGGCTGCGGCAAACAACGTCCATTCCGGCCAGTTCTGGTTGGCCGACAGGATGAGGAGGGCAAAGGCGATGACCGAGACGCATGTTGCGGGTACGATGATGGCTGTTTGCCCGAACCGGTCCACCAGGCGTGATATCTGCGGCGCAATCAGCGCGTTGGTTAGCGCGAAGGTGGCCGAAACTGCGCCGGCGATCCAATATTCGCCGCGCGTCTGCGACAGCATGGCAACGATGCCGATCGGCGCCATGGCAATCGGCAAGCGGGCAAAGAAGCCGGCTGCGGAAAAGCTCTTTGCGCCGGGAACGCTGAATATTTCCTTGTAGGGGTTGGACATGGGAAGGCTCCTGAAATCGTCCGGTGAACCACTTACATACGTGGCGTATGTCTTAACGTGGTTGCATACCTCGCGTATGTCAACTAAAATACGCGCCGTATGTAAAAATAAATACGCCGCGTATGTAAACAGGAGTTTTTGTGGTCAAGAAGCCTCGCCCGGAAATGATCGCAGAAACGCGCGCCAAGCTCGTGGCGGCAGCGCGCCAAGCCTTTGGCACCATCGGCTATGCGCAATCCTCGATGGATGATTTCACCGCAGAGGCGGGCTTGACGCGCGGTGCGCTCTACCACCATTTCGGCGACAAAAAGGGATTGCTGCAGGCGGTGATCGGGGAAATCGATGCGGAAATGACGGAGCGCCTGCATCAGGTCTCTTCCGTGTCCCCGACACGCTGGCAGGGGTTTGTCGATGAATGCTCGACCTATATCCAGATGGCGCTGGAGCCGGAGATCCAGCGCATCATGTTCCGCGACGGCCCGGCCGTGCTTGGCGATATCTCGCAATGGCCGACCACCAACGGCTGTATCGCCGCTCTCAAGCAAAGTCTGCGCGAACTTAAGCAGGATGGCGTCATCATCGATGTCGATGAGGAAGTGACGGCGCGCCTGATCAATGGCGCCAGCAGCCATGCCGCGCTGTGGATCGCCAATTCCGACGACCCGCAGGAAACCTCTCAGCGTGCGGTGGCGGGATTTCGCACCCTGCTGGAGGCTTTGCGGGTAAAGTAGACGCGGATGCCGGGAGCCTACCCCGTGACGAAATAATAGACCGCCAGCAACAGCCCGACAGCGACCACCAATCCCCGGATCAGCGCCTGCGGCACGCGGCGGGCCAGCCAGACGCCGGCATAACCGCCAAGCGCACCCCCCGGGATCATCACGGCGGCCTGCAGCCAGCCAACGACATTGCCGCCGGCAAAGACGATGATCGCGACACCGGCGATCACCATGGCGAGGAAATTCTTCAGCGCGTTCAGCCGGTGATAATCGCCGCCCTTGGACAGGCCAAGCACGGCCAGCATCATAATGCCCATGCCGGCGCCAAAGAAGCCGCCATAGATGGCGGTAGCAAACTGGCCGAGAAGGCCGAGCGGACCGGCCGGGGCGCCGTCTGCCGCCGTTTTCGGCCGCAGCAGCGGACCGGCGGCGAAGATCAGCGTCGCGGCGATCAGGAGCCAGGGGACCAGCGCCCGGAAGGACGGATTGGACAGCGACAAAAGGATCAGCGCACCAGCAAGCCCGCCGATCAGCGACAGCAGGCCCAGAATGGCGGCCTCGCGCCGGTCCGCCCAGATTTCCTTTGAATAGGCGAGTGCTGATGTAACATAGCCTGGAAACTGGACGATGG comes from the Pararhizobium qamdonense genome and includes:
- a CDS encoding TetR/AcrR family transcriptional regulator — protein: MIAETRAKLVAAARQAFGTIGYAQSSMDDFTAEAGLTRGALYHHFGDKKGLLQAVIGEIDAEMTERLHQVSSVSPTRWQGFVDECSTYIQMALEPEIQRIMFRDGPAVLGDISQWPTTNGCIAALKQSLRELKQDGVIIDVDEEVTARLINGASSHAALWIANSDDPQETSQRAVAGFRTLLEALRVK
- a CDS encoding MFS transporter encodes the protein MSNPYKEIFSVPGAKSFSAAGFFARLPIAMAPIGIVAMLSQTRGEYWIAGAVSATFALTNALIAPQISRLVDRFGQTAIIVPATCVSVIAFALLILSANQNWPEWTLFAAALLAAAMPSMPAMLRARWTELFRDRPELNTAFAFESAADELVYIAGASLSVGLAVSLFPEAGMLISTIFLAIGTAAFALQKSTEPAVRPAIAGAVRTSAIRLRPVQIITLALIFVGSMFATAEVTTVAMTKELGQPGAASFVIGVYAIGSFVLGLVLGALNLRTPLHKQLLIAVSTLAVTALPLLIADTVQFLALAVFVSGIAISPTFITAFGLIERRVPESMLTEGVTWVTTGIGIGMALGAFLAGWVVDTFGAENGFWLSVAAGAAVVVTIALGQKTLSGGRPETTGCALPQAAE
- a CDS encoding diguanylate cyclase; this translates as MTSAWQVLVGNLASVALLISLWMHLYYRFYRFSLTQLKLGFGAMMGLGVVISMLLSVELEKGIYFDLRNSLLAISAMFGGPLAIAITAPMAVLFRLAMGGAGAMIGIISIATVSALCLIAHLALGKHASGFRGIVAAVLLLPVSSFALIFIFTNPDTAPAVYQMSLITASLNMMAAAIAGSVMAHVHKSTLERDILRAALTQAPDFHYVKNLDSQFVITNLNVAVHSGRQESSEMVGLTDFDLVPARAQALFDTEQCIMRSGEPLIDFEEALEDENGAPRWFSTTKVVLRNRHGDTVGLAGVTRDITRRKQLEQELTDSRNLLSQAMTEMSDGLAMFDRHGYLLFCNERYRSAFPLSAYARQPGAHIADIMRASARNGERKDIAVDVSEEWIQETVKHLHVTRDTEIPLCDNRWLSLRTRLTEDGSALVVVSDITAMKHAELSLRQLAEQMRDLAETDGLTGLANRRVFDETLASECANALRLSAPLSLLMIDVDRFKSFNDTYGHPAGDACLKEVSECLSAISMRPGDLVARYGGEEFAIVLPGTDLTAAVHLAEIFRMALQHRALAHAGSRFQVVTASIGVSTFAAGTHVLSPQDLVASADAALYRAKQMGRNRVETFRAEAKARRR
- a CDS encoding sulfite exporter TauE/SafE family protein gives rise to the protein MSISTAILLFMAGFLSSAVNAVAGGGIFLTFGAMTLAGLPPIVANATSSIVQFPGYVTSALAYSKEIWADRREAAILGLLSLIGGLAGALILLSLSNPSFRALVPWLLIAATLIFAAGPLLRPKTAADGAPAGPLGLLGQFATAIYGGFFGAGMGIMMLAVLGLSKGGDYHRLNALKNFLAMVIAGVAIIVFAGGNVVGWLQAAVMIPGGALGGYAGVWLARRVPQALIRGLVVAVGLLLAVYYFVTG